One window of the Eucalyptus grandis isolate ANBG69807.140 chromosome 6, ASM1654582v1, whole genome shotgun sequence genome contains the following:
- the LOC104449462 gene encoding uncharacterized protein LOC104449462, translating into MKKIGSGTPPPRSEGQRPKKQEQAEENVGFGNKKDDRRFVAADERKAIGTAKKDDAMTKLERKTTEDINESAEAFIQKFRQQLMIQRLESIENYEKMLARGL; encoded by the coding sequence ATGAAGAAGATCGGCTCAGGAACTCCTCCACCGAGATCTGAAGGCCAGAGGCCGAAGAAACAAGAACAGGCAGAAGAAAACGTCGGTTTCGGGAACAAGAAGGACGATCGCAGGTTCGTCGCGGCGGATGAAAGGAAGGCGATAGGGACGGCGAAGAAGGACGATGCTATGACGAAGCTGGAGAGGAAGACGACGGAGGACATCAACGAAAGCGCGGAAGCATTCATCCAGAAGTTCCGGCAACAGCTGATGATCCAAAGGCTGGAGTCCATTGAGAACTACGAGAAAATGCTGGCAAGAGGGCTCTGA
- the LOC104449463 gene encoding peptide deformylase 1A, chloroplastic, which yields MESLHRASLQLRLLPLSLSPAPSRTLVLRTLLEPAARRRRLGADPPPKSGLIFPPRRRYSNSSPSIARAGWLLGLAGDKKKSGGPPDIVKAGDPVLHEPAREVDPADVGSERIQKIIDDMVAAMRKAPGVGLAAPQIGIPLRIIVLEDTKEYIGYAPKEETKAQDRRPFDLLVILNPKLKKKSDRTALFFEGCLSVDGYRGLVERYLDVEVTGLGRDGKPIKVDASGWQARILQHECDHLDGTLYVDKMVPRTFRIVENLDLPLADGCPRLGVRGS from the exons ATGGAGTCCCTCCACAGAGCCTCCCTCCAGCTCcgccttctccctctctccctctccccagCTCCCTCGCGAACCCTCGTTCTCCGCACGCTGCTCGAGCCCGcggctcggcggcggcggctcggcGCCGACCCGCCTCCCAAGTCCGGCCTCATCTTCCCGCCTCGGAGACGCTACAGCAACTCCTCTCCTTCGATTGCGAGGGCGGGATGGCTTCTGGGTCTCGCGGGGGACAAGAAGAAGAGCGGGGGCCCGCCCGACATCGTGAAAGCCGGCGACCCCGTCCTGCACGAGCCGGCTCGGGAAGTCGACCCGGCGGATGTCGGGTCGGAGAGGATACAGAAGATAATCGACGACATGGTGGCGGCGATGAGGAAGGCCCCCGGCGTCGGGCTCGCGGCTCCTCAGATTGGCATTCCCTTGAGG ATTATAGTGCTAGAAGATACCAAGGAGTACATAGGTTATGCACCTAAGGAAGAGACTAAAGCACAAGATAGGCGCCCATTTGATCTCCTG GTAATCTTGAACCCAAAGCTAAAAAAGAAGAGCGATAGGACCGCCCTTTTCTTTGAGGGCTGCCTGAG TGTTGATGGATATAGAGGATTGGTGGAAAGATATCTTGATGTGGAGGTTACGGGATTGGGTCGTGATGGTAAGCCTATCAAGGTTGATGCTTCGGGTTGGCAAGCTAGGATATTACAGCACGAATGCGATCATTTGGACGGAACTCTCTACGTGGACAAGATGGTTCCAAGAACATTCAGAATTGTGGAGAACCTGGACTTGCCTCTTGCAGACGGGTGCCCCAGACTAGGTGTACGTGGTTCATGA